From a single Candidatus Methanosuratincola sp. genomic region:
- a CDS encoding nucleotidyltransferase domain-containing protein has product MPLSVETVNSRLFTLATDYSKELLSCLGDELVSVVLFGSVARGEASASSDVDLFIVIRDLPKGRFVRKERLRAADQKIAPALEALWEEGIDTSFCRILKTPEEAERIVPIYLDLVEDAVFLVDKGDFLRTVLSNLRRRLQEIGARRLTLGKIRYWDLKPDFKPLERFTI; this is encoded by the coding sequence ATGCCTCTGTCAGTTGAGACAGTAAATAGCAGGCTTTTTACCCTCGCCACTGACTACTCGAAGGAGTTGTTAAGTTGCCTTGGCGATGAATTAGTCTCAGTGGTGCTTTTTGGCTCTGTGGCACGAGGGGAGGCCTCAGCCTCATCGGACGTGGATCTCTTCATAGTAATCAGGGATCTACCAAAGGGACGTTTTGTGAGGAAAGAACGCCTCAGAGCGGCGGATCAGAAAATAGCGCCGGCCTTGGAAGCGCTTTGGGAGGAAGGGATAGATACCTCGTTTTGCAGGATACTAAAGACACCAGAGGAGGCGGAAAGGATCGTGCCCATTTACCTGGATCTCGTGGAAGATGCCGTGTTCCTGGTAGACAAGGGCGATTTTCTGCGCACTGTGCTATCCAATCTTCGGAGGAGACTTCAGGAAATCGGGGCACGCAGGCTCACCTTAGGCAAGATCCGGTATTGGGATCTTAAACCGGACTTTAAACCCCTAGAGAGATTCACTATATGA
- a CDS encoding HEPN domain-containing protein, with the protein MTNQQMALSHIRLAGRILREAKRLFDEEVYNLTVRRSQEVVELALKGVLRLCGLEVPRTHDVSSFL; encoded by the coding sequence ATGACCAACCAACAGATGGCTTTGAGTCACATCCGCCTAGCCGGACGGATTCTCAGGGAGGCAAAAAGGCTTTTCGACGAAGAAGTCTACAATCTTACGGTCCGCCGAAGTCAAGAAGTCGTTGAACTTGCGCTCAAAGGAGTTCTCAGACTGTGCGGGTTGGAGGTTCCCAGGACTCATGACGTGAGCAGCTTCTTGTGA
- a CDS encoding type II toxin-antitoxin system prevent-host-death family antitoxin: MANTVELKNKTNEILREVMKGQPVIITYRGKPAASLTPLTEDELEDFILENSPRIKKMVAEAEKDIQRGRIVSLDKYLASLNE, translated from the coding sequence GTGGCAAATACAGTCGAATTAAAGAATAAGACGAATGAAATATTGAGAGAAGTGATGAAAGGACAGCCTGTCATCATAACGTACAGAGGAAAACCGGCAGCCTCTTTGACCCCCCTCACTGAGGATGAACTTGAAGATTTTATTCTTGAAAACAGCCCAAGGATTAAAAAAATGGTAGCTGAGGCAGAAAAGGACATCCAAAGAGGGAGGATAGTTTCACTTGACAAGTACTTGGCAAGTTTAAATGAATGA